From Ailuropoda melanoleuca isolate Jingjing chromosome 8, ASM200744v2, whole genome shotgun sequence, a single genomic window includes:
- the ACKR1 gene encoding atypical chemokine receptor 1 produces MGNCLQHQVAEGDSTKFTFGDDIWDEFNDSYDLNYNYSNVEAAAPCRSCSLLDESSLPFFILTSVLGILASGAVLFALLRPLFHWRVCPERPLLVQLAVGSALFSIAVPVLAPGLRGVQGTALCHLAHMLWYGSAFAQALLIVCHACLGPKMGRRQVPDITLRLGVGLWGMAILLGLPVTLASDTSLGFCSLTFSRSHWFLQLSHAAACFTVFTMLPLALLGAKALTKILGRGPCPWVNVLWAWFVFWWLHGVAVGLDFLVRSKALVLSTCLAQQALDLLQHLAEAVAILHCVAAPLLLALSYHQTARTSPPALPLPLTRPAPLDTQGGKS; encoded by the exons ATGGGGAACTGTCTGCAACACCAG GTGGCGGAGGGGGACTCTACTAAGTTCACCTTTGGAGACGATATCTGGGACGAGTTTAATGATTCCTATGATCTGAACTATAACTACAGCAATGTGGAGGCGGCCGCGCCCTGCCGCTCCTGCAGCCTGCTGGACGAGTCCTCGCTGCCTTTCTTCATCCTCACCAGCGTCCTGGGCATCCTCGCCAGCGGCGCGGTCCTCTTCGCGCTCCTCAGACCTCTCTTCCACTGGCGGGTGTGCCCCGAACGGCCTCTGCTAGTACAACTAGCCGTGGGCAGCGCCCTCTTCAGCATCGCGGTGCCCGTGCTGGCGCCGGGGCTGCGTGGCGTCCAGGGCACAGCTCTGTGCCACCTGGCCCACATGCTCTGGTATGGCTCAGCCTTCGCGCAGGCTCTGCTGATAGTGTGCCATGCCTGCCTGGGCcccaaaatgggcagaaggcaggtCCCTGACATCACCCTGCGACTGGGAGTGGGACTCTGGGGAATGGCTATCCTCCTGGGGCTGCCAGTCACCCTGGCCAGCGACACTTCCCTGGGCTTCTGCTCCCTGACGTTCAGCAGGAGCCACTGGTTTCTGCAGCTCTCGCACGCCGCGGCCTGTTTCACCGTCTTCACCATGTTGCCCCTCGCTTTGTTAGGAGCCAAGGCACTGACGAAAATACTGGGCAGGGGGCCGTGTCCCTGGGTCAACGTCCTGTGGGCCTGGTTTGTGTTCTGGTGGCTTCATGGGGTGGCTGTGGGCTTGGACTTTCTTGTGCGGTCCAAGGCCTTGGTCCTGTCGACGTGTCTGGCCCAGCAGGCCCTGGACTTGCTGCAGCACCTGGCAGAGGCCGTGGCCATTCTGCACTGCGTGGCTGCACCCCTGCTCCTGGCCCTGTCCTACCACCAGACCGCGCGCACATCCccgcctgccctgcccctcccgctcacaCGGCCTGCTCCTCTGGACACCCAGGGAGGCAAGTCCTAG